Part of the Geobacter pickeringii genome, TTTCCATATACAAGCTCCTGAAGTGGTTACTTGACGGGGTCATAGCCACCCCGATGGTACGGGTGGCATTTCATGAGTCTGATCACGGTGTACACCCCTCCGCGCAGGAGACCGTGCCGCTCGAACGATTCTTTGGAATACTGGGAACAGGAAGGATAAAAGCGACAGGTGGGCCCTGAAAGAGGTGACAGATACTTCTGGTAGAACGTAATGAGTGCGGCAACTAGTCTCAGCATCGGATGTCCGCCAGGCGCTCCACCGCCCGGTCCAGTTCCAGACAGACAAGTCGGTAGTCGAGCTTTTCAGCCCCTCTTCTGGCTATGACATTGACATCCAGCGACACGAAGGACCCCTTGTGATGCCGGTAATATTCCCGAACGAGGCGCTTGATCCGGTTGCGGATCACCGCCGTCCCTACCTTGC contains:
- the yidD gene encoding membrane protein insertion efficiency factor YidD, which encodes MLRLVAALITFYQKYLSPLSGPTCRFYPSCSQYSKESFERHGLLRGGVYTVIRLMKCHPYHRGGYDPVK